From one Zea mays cultivar B73 unplaced genomic scaffold, Zm-B73-REFERENCE-NAM-5.0 scaffold_304, whole genome shotgun sequence genomic stretch:
- the LOC118474706 gene encoding probable cytochrome c biosynthesis protein, with amino-acid sequence MMGITKQKLGNEHEMSINEFSHYLLFPGLFVAFTYNKKQPPAFGAAPAFWCILLSFLGLSFRHIPNNLSNYNVLTANAPFFYQISGTWSNHEGSIFSWCWIPSFYGFLFCYRYRGRPQSHNVSKRRGYRETFIFSFVSNFVKNSILSLQQKSGAAPQLYTPFVRRTLVDSELRSQSKRPFNGPALFNAPLDPVLKMSFALLGAGRSRGSREGKRTNLLLHLARDEKERASSIDEQQIDGALGIALFFSPFLSASSDPFVRNFFVRTEPLAESNPVPQDPISAIHPPCIYAGDVASAMGFGLCRSKMMNGIVALHSPPMRKDAAEKNGTLLRSAGCVGSHIRSSLFTRSFKHFVGGAPALLLRSNRSLLRRRFFAFSSLWTGALMDTGREQAKRVVVRNGKKDTTTSPLCWTAGANTVVSDQDQEPIRIWILTCWLFLTVGISPGSWWAHHELGRGGWWFRDPVENASFMPRVLATALIHSVILPLLHYWTSLLNILTLPCCVSGTFSIRSGLLAPVHSSATDDTRGRFLWRFFLLITGISMTLFYQMKQVRRTYKKEMVVARSTLVHLRHPARAQPRPVMLWKNLASCWAGYSEPATGWLPDFVPSVALRKSLWRGAAGYF; translated from the coding sequence ATGATGGGAATAACTAAGCAGAAATTAGGAAATGAGCACGAAATGTCTATAAATGAATTTTCTCATTATTTGTTATTTCCGGGTCTTTTCGTTGCATTCACTTACAACAAGAAACAACCACCAGCGTTTGGTGCAGCACCTGCATTTTGGTGCATTCTTCTTTCTTTCCTTGGTCTTTCGTTCCGTCATATTCCAAATAACTTATCTAATTACAACGTATTAACCGCTAATGCACCTTTTTTTTATCAAATCTCAGGGACATGGTCTAATCATGAGGGTAGTATTTTCTCATGGTGTTGGATCCCAAGTTTTTATGGATTCCTTTTTTGTTACCGGTACCGGGGTCGACCCCAAAGCCATAATGTCTCAAAACGCAGAGGCTATAGAGAAACTTTTATTTTTTCCTTTGTCTCGAACTTCGTGAAGAACTCCATTCTATCTCTCCAACAAAAAAGTGGAGCTGCGCCCCAGTTGTACACTCCCTTCGTTCGGAGAACCCTTGTTGATTCTGAACTTCGTTCGCAAAGTAAGCGTCCTTTTAACGGGCCAGCCCTTTTTAATGCGCCGCTTGACCCAGTTTTGAAAATGAGCTTTGCTCTTCTGGGCGCTGGGCGCTCCCGTGGTTCGCGAGAAGGAAAAAGGACTAATCTTTTGTTACATCTGGCACGAGATGAAAAAGAGAGAGCTTCGTCTATCGATGAACAGCAGATTGACGGAGCTCTTGGCATTGCTTTGTTTTTCTCTCCTTTCCTATCAGCGAGTTCCGATCCTTTTGTTCGAAATTTCTTCGTTCGTACCGAACCGCTTGCAGAATCAAATCCTGTTCCACAAGATCCTATATCAGCTATACATCCTCCTTGCATTTATGCCGGAGACGTCGCCAGTGCTATGGGCTTTGGGTTATGTAGATCAAAAATGATGAATGGGATTGTGGCACTCCACTCGCCGCCAATGCGGAAGGATGCCGCCGAAAAGAATGGAACGCTGCTTCGCTCTGCTGGATGCGTCGGATCCCATATAAGAAGCTCGCTCTTTACCCGATCATTCAAACATTTTGTGGGCGGCGCGCCTGCTCTATTGTTGCGTAGCAATAGAAGCCTGCTTCGGCGGCGCTTTTTCGCCTTCTCTTCGCTCTGGACAGGAGCGCTAATGGACACGGGGAGGGAGCAGGCGAAGCGTGTTGTCGTTCGTAATGGAAAGAAAGACACCACTACTTCGCCTCTTTGTTGGACCGCCGGCGCGAACACAGTGGTCTCTGACCAGGACCAGGAACCAATTCGAATTTGGATCTTGACATGTTGGTTGTTTTTAACCGTAGGCATCTCGCCAGGAAGTTGGTGGGCTCATCATGAATTAGGTCGGGGTGGCTGGTGGTTTCGGGATCCCGTAGAAAATGCGTCTTTTATGCCTCGGGTATTAGCCACAGCTCTTATTCATTCAGTAATTCTACCCCTTCTTCATTATTGGACCTCGCTTCTGAATATTTTGACTCTTCCATGCTGTGTCTCAGGAACCTTTTCAATACGGTCCGGATTGCTAGCTCCCGTTCATAGTTCTGCTACAGACGATACACGAGGAAGATTTTTATGGCGGTTCTTCCTTCTAATTACAGGCATATCTATGACTCTTTTTTACCAGATGAAGCAGGTCCGTAGAACCTATAAAAAAGAGATGGTTGTGGCGCGAAGTACTCTTGTGCACCTACGTCACCCGGCTCGCGCGCAACCCCGCCCCGTTATGTTATGGAAGAATTTAGCTTCTTGCTGGGCTGGTTATTCCGAGCCAGCAACTGGCTGGCTGCCGGATTTCGTCCCGTCCGTAGCGCTTCGGAAGTCACTCTGGCGTGGCGCTGCTGGATACTTCTGA